One Brassica napus cultivar Da-Ae chromosome A1, Da-Ae, whole genome shotgun sequence genomic region harbors:
- the BNAA01G21670D gene encoding uncharacterized protein BNAA01G21670D: MGLKMKERSRKGGFVAILVLVFCCFFENMTGISIAVSPYEPVTSYISGRFFVLHNKYEMLKSLPSYNEYHIRLNLATVQVWQTIRSRCRDGFITLSIKSVHFFISKLMQYRYSISLVTPVYHSWTSRIIFWVTLTRSVSSMSNDTAL, translated from the exons ATGGGTTTAAAAATGAAAGAGAGATCAAGAAAAGGAGGTTTTGTTGCGATATTGGTTCTAGTCTTTTGTTGCTTCTTCGAGAATATGA CCGGGATCTCGATCGCTGTTTCACCTTATGAACCAGTTACAAGTTATATTTCGGGAAGGTTCTTTGTTCTCCACAACAAATATGAGATGCTGAAATCGTTGCCATCTTATAATGAGTACCACATAAGACTCAACCTAGCGAcag TTCAAGTTTGGCAAACGATAAGAAGCAGGTGTAGAGATGGTTTCATCACTTTGAGCATCAAATCAGTGCATTTTTTCATCTCAAAGCTTATGCAATATAGATATTCAATATCACTTGTAACTCCAGTCTATCACTCTTGGACGTCTCGAATTATTTTCTGGGTTACATTAACACGATCAGTCTCGTCAATGTCTAACGACACCgctttatga